The Dyadobacter subterraneus genome window below encodes:
- the rplL gene encoding 50S ribosomal protein L7/L12 — MADLKAFAEQLVNLTVKEVNELAAILKDEYGIEPAAAGAVVVAGPAGGGDAPVVEEKTSFDVILKAAGASKLAVVKLVKDLTGLGLKEAKELVDGAPKPVKEGVAKDEAEALKKQLEEAGAEVEVK, encoded by the coding sequence ATGGCAGATTTGAAAGCTTTCGCGGAACAGCTTGTTAACCTAACGGTTAAAGAAGTGAACGAATTGGCTGCAATTCTTAAAGACGAATATGGTATCGAACCAGCTGCTGCAGGTGCAGTTGTTGTTGCAGGTCCAGCTGGTGGCGGTGACGCTCCGGTAGTTGAAGAGAAAACGTCTTTTGATGTAATTTTGAAAGCAGCAGGTGCTAGTAAACTAGCTGTTGTGAAATTGGTTAAAGACCTTACAGGTCTTGGACTTAAAGAAGCAAAAGAACTTGTTGACGGTGCACCGAAACCAGTTAAAGAAGGAGTTGCTAAAGACGAAGCAGAAGCTTTGAAAAAACAACTTGAAGAAGCTGGTGCTGAAGTTGAAGTGAAGTAA
- the rplA gene encoding 50S ribosomal protein L1: protein MGKLTKKQKDALSKYDATQAYTLEQAAEVLKTISYTKFDSSVDIDVRLGVDPRKADQMVRGVVTLPHGTGKEVRVLVLCTPDKEAEAKEAGADFVGLDEFITKIEQGWTDIDVIITMPSVMAKVGKLGKVLGPRGLMPNPKSGTVTPDVAKAVKEVKAGKIDFKVDKSGIIHTSVGKVSFGPDQLAQNATEVINTLIRLKPSSAKGTYVKSIHLSSTMSPGVTIDKNTIPGL from the coding sequence ATGGGAAAATTGACCAAAAAGCAAAAAGACGCTCTTTCGAAATACGACGCAACCCAGGCTTATACCTTGGAACAAGCAGCGGAGGTCCTAAAGACGATTTCTTATACTAAATTTGATTCATCTGTTGATATCGACGTTCGTTTAGGCGTTGATCCTCGTAAAGCTGATCAAATGGTACGTGGCGTGGTAACATTGCCACACGGAACCGGAAAGGAAGTACGTGTATTGGTTTTGTGTACTCCTGATAAGGAAGCTGAAGCGAAAGAAGCAGGAGCAGATTTCGTTGGTCTTGACGAGTTTATCACAAAGATAGAACAAGGCTGGACTGACATCGACGTGATCATCACAATGCCTAGTGTAATGGCAAAAGTGGGTAAGTTAGGTAAAGTATTGGGTCCTCGTGGTCTTATGCCAAACCCTAAATCAGGTACAGTTACACCAGATGTAGCTAAAGCTGTGAAAGAAGTTAAAGCTGGTAAAATTGATTTCAAGGTTGACAAATCTGGAATTATTCATACAAGCGTAGGAAAGGTTTCTTTTGGACCAGACCAACTTGCACAGAACGCGACTGAGGTTATCAACACCTTGATCCGCCTTAAGCCATCTTCGGCAAAAGGTACTTACGTAAAAAGCATTCACTTATCTTCTACGATGAGCCCGGGTGTGACTATTGACAAAAACACGATTCCAGGATTATAA
- the rplK gene encoding 50S ribosomal protein L11 produces the protein MAKEIGGYVKLQVKGGSANPSPPIGPALGSKGLNIMEFCKQFNGRTQDKPGVVLPVVITYYKDKSFDFVIKTPPAANLLLEASKVKVGSAQPNRLKVGSVTWDQVRTIAETKMPDLNCFTIDSAMKMIAGTARSMGITVAGKAPWEENN, from the coding sequence ATGGCAAAAGAAATAGGTGGATACGTCAAACTTCAGGTAAAAGGTGGCTCAGCCAACCCTTCACCTCCAATCGGACCTGCATTAGGATCGAAAGGTTTGAATATCATGGAGTTTTGTAAGCAATTCAATGGCCGTACTCAGGATAAACCTGGTGTGGTATTGCCGGTAGTTATTACGTACTATAAGGATAAGTCTTTTGACTTCGTCATCAAGACTCCCCCGGCCGCAAATCTTCTTCTGGAAGCATCAAAAGTAAAAGTTGGTTCGGCTCAGCCAAACCGTCTAAAAGTTGGTTCAGTTACTTGGGATCAGGTTCGTACGATCGCTGAGACTAAAATGCCTGATCTAAACTGCTTTACAATTGATTCAGCTATGAAAATGATCGCGGGAACGGCTCGTAGTATGGGTATTACCGTAGCTGGCAAAGCCCCGTGGGAAGAAAACAACTGA
- the rplJ gene encoding 50S ribosomal protein L10, with product MTREEKAVIIDELSQKFSNTPYFYITSAAGMTVSEVNVLRSLCFERGIEYRVVKNTLIKKALETLDTDYSSFDTVLKGFSGVMFHPESGKVPAQLIKEFKKKAGSDKLKFKGASVDSSVFVGESQLDVLIALKSKQEMVGEIIGLLQSPAKNVISALSSGGNKLAGILKTLSEKED from the coding sequence ATGACACGGGAAGAGAAAGCAGTAATTATTGACGAGCTAAGTCAGAAATTCTCGAACACGCCATACTTCTATATCACCAGTGCTGCAGGAATGACTGTAAGTGAGGTTAACGTTCTAAGAAGCCTTTGCTTCGAACGTGGTATTGAGTACCGTGTTGTAAAGAATACACTGATTAAGAAAGCATTAGAAACACTAGATACGGATTATTCTTCTTTCGACACAGTTTTGAAAGGTTTTTCCGGTGTAATGTTTCACCCGGAGTCAGGTAAAGTTCCTGCACAGCTGATTAAAGAATTCAAGAAAAAAGCAGGTAGTGACAAGCTTAAATTTAAAGGAGCTTCTGTTGATTCATCTGTTTTTGTTGGTGAAAGCCAGCTTGACGTTCTGATCGCTCTTAAATCTAAACAAGAGATGGTTGGAGAGATTATCGGTCTGTTGCAATCTCCTGCCAAAAACGTTATCTCGGCTCTTTCGAGCGGTGGAAACAAATTGGCTGGTATTCTTAAGACTTTATCTGAGAAAGAAGACTAA